The sequence TCGATATTTGAGTCATGACAACAGGTctgctacaataaaataaataatgcttataAACGCAGTTCGATACAAATACTGTGTGGAGTTTTaattatagaagaaaaaaaaaaaagctttaaaaaaaagtctgctttaATTGCACAGCTAAAATAAAAGCGCGACAGACTTCATAATATATCAAAGTACGCTCGCCGCTCGTTCGTTTCTTACCTGTTGCATTGGTGTTCATTCTGCTGTATTTCTCGCAGGTCAGACAACACTGGACCCGACTATAGTTCTTCACTGGAATATTCCATGAGATTCCcaaccaataataaaaaagcgTGATCTGCCCTCTCACAACatataacacttaaaaaaataaataattgtattttgtgaGGTGTGTAACCAGGACAGCAAGGACAGTTATACCCGCAACTTCCGCCATGTTGTTGCCATTTCAAATCGGATGTAACCTAATAAACATTCCATTAAGAGCCGACCCCCCCCCGCAGCCCTTATAGCTCCACGGAGGTGAAGTGGGCGGAGGGTCACTCAACCTGAGTGAGGATTTGGGGGATCAGCGAGGGGACAATTCTCTCTTATCAGCAGTCGAATGGTGTTCAGCCAGCCAGTCAGTCAGTGCATTCatgaaatcacattttaaattgaaaacagcaTTCGTGGATGTACATTTGGATACCGCTGTTTCTTATTATTTCAAatggatgtatgtgtgtgtgtgtgtgtgtgtttcatgttataaaagaaaactattaattattttaaaacaatattactcACAGTTCGTATATCTAGATGGTCTATTCAATGTATCTGCAGCGGCAGGTCTAAGTACTGaagattctgaaaataaaacaatatgtactttattgatgttttttttaatatgtaaaatgaGAGGAAAGgtcatatttttaaatcttaCGTTATTTGTTTGTTCATGAAATAGATCCCATTTGCCCAGAAATTGGTATCCAGCTGTAGTTAGTGATTCTGTGCTGCTTCATTCCAGTGCTGCCCAGATTTAAAAAAGGCCTTTTGTGGATgccctgttttcttttaaaataactcacaaaaatatgtttatgcATTTCAATTGCTAGCtcagaattattcattttttgcCAAGTTTTTGCTCAATTTGGCAACGTTCTAACAAATTACACCATGCCTCAGGGGGtacttttttttatcacaaaagCTCCAATATctattgtgttttaatgtgtttactgCTTTATAAATACACAATTGTAGGTAAAATCATTAGAAGTGCATTTTTGCCCACAGCTGATGGCCAAAAATAATTATGGAATTTGTTTCACCTTCAATGGCACTACCAGGGGTGGGgtggtatatttgcagaaatgaacttggcTGTTGGTGTATTCTTCCTTTTCTCATATGTATTAAATCCTTGCgaaaatgttgttcatttttgCTGCTAGATATCAATTTTTTAAATGCGAGTGCCATCTTTAAAAGCTCTCTAATATTTATCACGGCCCATAATGCTAAACAACGCTGCAGCCTAAAGTTGTTTTAAGATGGCCCTGCACTCTTCTAGGTTAAGTGCTAAATGACCCCTCTGAAATGACAAGTTAAGGAATctgattttttaaagcaaactgcAAGTTTTATACAATGTTATTCAGATTGGGGAGGGAGGGTCATTTTAAGGTGAAACCTGAAAGGGTTAACGTGTTACTTGTTAGAAAGGGTGagaaatgattaaacacattaACAACACTGTGGGTTTCCTGCCATTCAGTTTGCTTGTCTTTTCTTTAATGGTAACAGAAAGTCTGCCTGATATGGTCCTCTGGGAAACTCTGGCAGATGAATTGTTTAAAAGCAAGTCTGGTTTCCTCCAGTTCATATTCCACTTCTTTCTCGTGGGCAGCTATGGTTAACATGTGTTGAGAAGTCTCCTGTAAGTGCTTCTCTTTTCCAGACAGAGCTCTCCTCAGCTGCTCCGCTCCACACTGATACTACTCCAGCTCTGTCATGTGCTTCTTCTCTACCGCCTGCTGCTCAAAGTCTGTTGTGACAACAGCGGTGGACAGTTCATTCTCTTTCTCATTCTCAATCTCATTTTTCTTATTATTGGCCATTGTCTTGACCACCTCCACCTGTTGAGAAATCCCTTGATGAAGTGAGGAAAGCAAAGTAAATCAACACTACGGCCCTCTAACAAGGTTTAGGACAAATAACACCACATCGCAACACCACTCACAAAGAGCAGAACAATTAACCAGGCTCAGTCCCAGGGCTCTCTATCATTTCATACAACAAACAGGAATATTGATGATAGGTAGCTGATCCAGATGGTGCTGGATCTTACTTCTCTATTGACACCAGTTGATAGAAGACACTAGGCAAAACAACGTTCTGGATGACTTAAATGAGCTTTAGCACTTATCAAACAACACACAATATTTCAGTAATTACAATTTCATAACAAAGGTAAGGGGATATTAGAAATGTCGTAACAAAGTAAGGGGTAGCAGAAGTTCATCTGTTAAAAGCACATTGAATCAACCGACATAAGGTCAGTTTACAATAAGCTTTGGCACTTTACCGCTCTGGTACGATGGACAGATACTTCACAGCCATGCGTCGCTCTTCCTTCCTTTAGCCACGGCCATGGCCTGATGCTCTGCACAGCTCTGTAGTGTCTGTTCACTCAATCGTGCTCTGCACTTTCCTGCTGTCTCTGCAGAGTCTGTTCTGTCTCTTCACTCAATTGTGCTCTGCACTTTCCTGCTGTCTCTACAGAGTCTGTTCTGTCTTCACTCAATCGTGCTCTGCACTTTCCTGCTGTCTCTGCAGAGTCTGTTCTGTCTCTTCATTCAATCATGCTCTGCACTTTCCTGCTGTATCTGTTCTGTCTCTTCACTCAATCGCTCCTCTGCACTTTCCTGCTGTCTCTGCAGAGTCTGTTCTGCCTCTTCATTCAATCATGCTCTGCACTTTCCTGCTGTATCTGTTCTGTCTCTTCATTAAATCGCTGCTCTGCATTTTCctgctgtctctgcagtgtgttctgtctcTTCATTCAATCATGCTCTGCACTTTCCTGCTGACTCTGTTCTGTCTCTTCACTCAATCGCTGCTCTGCACTTTCCTGCTGTCTCTGGAGCTTCTCCACCATTCGTAGATTCATCTGCGCCATCATCTTTAGTAAAGCTTCCTGTTACAGTTATGGAGTAACGCAGGAGAGCAATGGGTCAGTATGCTAGAATTGCTTCAAATGCTTCAGTGTATAACAACACTATTATGTTATCAGATGAGTAAGAACATCTGACAGTGGGGCTGACACATGTTCACATACCATGCAACATGCACATTTGGATTGTACCCAGGCTAGgagtcaattccaattccagacGCTCCTTTTGCATTGTAATCCCAGTCTCTTATACAGCTGTAACAAGCTGGGCATGTGAACCAGCGAACACTCACCCTCCAAGCATCTTCAGCATAAGCAACTACAGAGCTTGTTTCAGGGCCATTCTATGACAATGAAGACAATTGCCAAGCCAAATATTTGTGGTGGTGATGATGGGTCTATCCTATCAAGGCTGATCATTTTTAAAGTTCTTGACTTGCCAGCAGCCTGATATTGAGGCTTTATCCAGGGTTACAGCCAACCATCATCTcagtttgtggcaaagtggtttattatagacaggtgcaggggtgatgcagtgcatgaaagaagcagataactgtaatccagttttagaaatacaggtttatatttgtgacaaaggtgcagtgttgttgtCCAGTTtcgtgctggcccttggcaacagctccggaactgtgttaactgtctggtaacgtacaagacaagacaagtacaaacaaacaaaaacacaacactacaaaccaatgcgaaggaacaggttacgattctctgtcccccttatatgctgtcacggcTTTGGTTGTCTCAATAGCACCCTCTAGTTGACAGGAGCTTTAAAGTTCTGAAATGTGATCTGCGGTTTAACTGCTGTATATTATTGAAACTAAATCCAAGGTCTTAGCAGTTATTGAAAATTAATGAGCCACACAAATATCGATGCATTTCTTTGAGACGTGTTTTCATATGATctgacaaattaaaataaaagaccaACCTTGAttttttcactttctgttttACAGATTTTGATCAGATTTGTTCTCTCGGTTCAGGCCTGTTGAAGCGTTTTCCCCACCGGGATAGAGTGACTGTGAGTAAACCAGGATGAGATCATGTTACACGCTGAATGACATTCAATGTAAATATCTCTGACCTAAGCAAGGTTCGGGCAGCGCATAACACTGGCAGTGCACAGTAAACTATCTTTGCCCCTTACAGTTCCTTCAGACTCCAGCCACTGAACCAAGAACCACATGGAAAGACAGAGGCAACCAACAGGTAAGTATTTTCATATAtctattataaaaataactaaagGTATTTTTGCTTATATTTTCAGACCAAGGATAATAAAAACCCAATCCATTTCATGAGTCCACAAGGTAATTAAGaggtgcattttaaaaaaaaaaacctccagaaGAGGGCGCCGTCACTGCATCCCTGCCAGCATGGAATTCAGTCAATGTCCACTCCAAGCGCTGTAATATAGCACAACAAACTGGAAGCTAACCCGCAAGAGAACGGCACACAAAATAGCAGCAATTCGGCAGCAAATTATCGGCTCATTTACAACGAGTTGCACATTTTATAACAGGTTAATCAACGGGTTAGCGGAAAAATAACACCCCATTGGCAGCAAATTAGCAGCATAGCAGGTTTAAGAAGCGAATTTAGCAGCGGGTTATCGGTAAATCGCAATTTGTAAACAGGTTATATGCAACAATTTGTAAGCCACAGTATATAAGCAGGAACAGGATGCCTGTCCCTTCCCCAAATCCCACAGCCAACCAAGAGGCGGTCCGTCTTCAGGATCTATCATAACACGGCAGTGACCCAAAATATAATTCACCAATATAAGTGAAACACTTAGCTGGAGACTGGGTACCCCTGATAGGACTCCCGTCTCTGGTCATCGCAGATCAATAGACCGCCTGCTTCTAAATCCTTCCTGTTCCCCCTCCCGGCTGGTTGTGAGTATCGATCCGACCTTATTGCTGCCGAATCGCTCTCCTTCGCCCAATCCAGGGCAACGATACAAGCAGCAAAAGAGAAGCCAAAAAACACAGTCCAATAACCAGTCACTGTTCCCAAACAATACGTGCcaaaatcaaaataattaacaaatcgTGAAAATAGAAATAATGAAACATAAACCAATTCATACATGTGTTCAAACAAATCCCCACACCAAATCAAAATGAACACAATCaaaaaaacgttttaaataacacagtaataaaaacaaaaccaatcgACTCGTGATTAGTCACACTGGTAACATATCAATCACATTTTCCGCGTATTCAACAGCATCACTTAGAATAGCTGAGAAAAACCGTACATACAGATAAGATAGAATACTATAAATATTtatacttatattaaaaaaaaaaaaaaagtgggataTGTAGAATTTCTCTAATATTACTGCGCCCACCAAAGGAGCTACCGATGCTTCTGACGGTATTGCAGTcaaattgtcaatgatttaaaatatattctttagcATTTGTTTCAAGCAGTACATATACCTCTGGCAGACATATacagaacaggttaaagaagaGCCGGACAAGGGGAATAATGTGTCCGATGTccaagtggatatgagaatggcagtgatgaagccaatttacttgacaacattaaaagtagaccagacatttccatcaaatgatttaaaaaatgtggaattgatctgatgcaatgagaaacccagaggcagtgtaaactgtaCCTGCTACTGTAGTAGAAACACAGATCGTTACATTGACCCCACCTTAAGTCTATTTTTTGTCCCCAAAAATTCTACAGGGCACAAGTCAACAATCAACCACTTCCTTCCGGATTCCTGCAGTTGGGTtgtatgcactgtatgtattCCACTTTACCTAGGCTAACAGGGGAACTCACATACACATCATAACATCACAAAATATCAAGGAAAGTGAATTGGCTAATGCAGtgagaataataatttaaaaaaaaaaaaccttagtaTGGActtgccttcttttttttttaaatgatggtaaACATTTcaagcattttaatgtattaaaattatgAGTGTGGGGTCTCCCGAGTGCTGCTCaacgcggatgtgccctatagcctggggatcgcaggctatgtcacagctgaccatgaccgggagctcccagggtgtggcgcacaattggccgagcgctgcctgggtagggagggctgaGGTCAgtaggggaatccacggctcaccgcgcatcagtgGCCCaatgtggttctgcagtggagcctccagatctgtgttgtcctccggcgctataggtctggtggcctcgctgtggatctgtagtgtgtaaaatgacggactggcaggagcatgtttcggaggacgtgtgctccagcctccgctCCCCGAGTCGGCGGAGGGGgttgtgagcggtgagccgaggatacagacaataattgggcatcacaaaattggggagaaaaccagggtaaaaaaaaaaatggagatgactaaatttataaaaaaaattaaaacaaaatgggtGTTGTGCTTCAGCAGGCTACACAATACTTGTATAAAACAGGGTTACATAAACAGTAAACACAAACAGTGCAGAAATAAATACACTATTTATTCACATGATATATTTTCTCTGTATGACTCTTATTGCTTCCAGAGAATTAAAGTAACACATGCATTTCCTCTTTGTTCCACAAGTTAGTCTGTATATAAAGCTTAACAAGGAGTCCTTGAAATAAATGATTCCAGGTTTAATTCAAACTAAAAACTGATCAAAGTCATAACCCACGAAGTGAAGTCTCTGCCATTCTGTTAATCCCATTTTGAAGTTTTTCTCCTCATGTAACTGGTGCCATCGCTGTCAACTGCTTCATACAAGTCCTGTGTGTTTTCTCTTGCAGCATGAAGATACCCCAGGTAtcccacacacagagagatagtCAGGAGTCCAAATGCCATCATTGGTTTGTTCTGTAATGCCACAGAAAGATGAACAATTAATGCAAAAAGGGTACACTGGTGAGAATGAGAACAGGACCACCCCaaatcagatttgtatttttttttgtaaaaatgtattaattacatcAGACCCTAACATTgctgtgatacagccatctgaaacaTACGGCTTGCACCAGTTACTATCgattgtatcagatggaaataacctcacattaaaattagctataccatttcattattcttatttagcaatacaaaaaacagtacatCATGCCGAGTACAATACAATCTGCTGTGAAATAACTGTTCAGATAAATGCATCAAACAACGGGCACCAAGATTCTAAGCACTACCAGCACTTAAAAGTGTTCACTTGAACTGATTATCATTCCCACCGTCCATCTCAAAGGAGGGCTTCCACTGTTCAGGCAACATTAAAAGCACTGATCAGCAGCCAGAGTTGGGATTAAAAGCAGGGCTGTACATCCACAAGTGTGATATTAGGATATCTCACAGACACACTAAAGGCTGAGAAACAGTAACGGTTGGATCAATTTACTAGCTCTTACTATTGCAAGTCTAACTAGCCACTTGGTCTCCCCTCCTCCACCCTGCTTTCCACACATTGTATTTTCCAGTGCCTGGGACACTTACAGGTTTGATGAAAAGCTCTGGGTTGATGGCTCTGAAGAGGGTAGTGGTCTGTATTCCCCTCAGCCCAGGAGTCTTGAAGTCCTTCTCTTTCGGTAGTTCTTGCTTCCCACCCCCTTGCTCTGCTGACTGAGAAGACATCTGACTGGAGTTGTGAACCTGTATCAAGAAAAAGAACAGGCACCGAGATACTGCAGCATACCGAGATACTAAAGACTTCTGGTTCCAGTACAACAGGTGCCTGCACTTGCGCTATGAACACAATGATACATGCTCCAACTCAGGCAGAGTCCTCGTTGTGGTGTTCATGTTCTGTATGTTTTTACTACTTATATAAAACCTATGGTTTCTGGTTATAATGTGACTGCACAGGTGGCCAGTTGATGGATACAGCGCGTGTAACTCTGCACAGCTGTTCACTGGTAAAACCTGATTCGCATTATGCAAATACTGCTTTTAATATTACACCCTTCATTTGCATACCAAATTAATCATCCTGGTACTAGTTCAGCCCATTTACAAGAACGTGAGTGATACTAACGCAGGTGTATTTCAAAAGTGTGTTTGGGTTTGTCCAGGCAACGCAGCGACTACAATACGTGTCCACAGCGATTTACTGCATACAGTATTATAGCTACACTGTAATAACAATTTCAAGGTCGTATGAACAATACAttgttattaaatgtaatatCATTACTCCAACCAATAATATATAACCCcatattgtattactttagttttatCAACCCAaggttaataaaacaacaacaagcagCTCCATACAGGCAGCGGACCAAGAAAAACAGGCAAAGCGCAAGGAATGGGTTAGTTTCGTGATAATGGATCCCGACCCgaattttacaatgttttactcTTAATAACCAAATAAggatgttttgttaaacaaataaaaaacacaataccatGACAACTTCACCAAACCCGCAGAATGACACAACTGGCTGACGTAAGACTGCGTTGGGGTCAAGCGTGAGTCTGTGCAATAACTACTACACAGAACTCTAGCGCCATCTGCTGTATGGAGTACACTTGTGACGAACAGCATGTTTGTATTTCACAACTTTGCTATAGCACCTGGATTTATTACAGGGTCTGCTCTTTTCATGAATTTTTTAAAACACCCAAAGAAATGGCTGCAATAGTTCAAACAGCGTTCCGCAGTGAAATATGAAGAACTTCACACCATACCACGAAACCCacattgattaaattaaatgaatcaAACTTGCAattcattaactgtttttttctttctatttttatgAAAGCACAGTTTAACCTAAGTCAGTGTTTATTATATTCAAAAAGCAGTCTAAATAATCAGTCTTTTAAAACAGTCCTCAAGTTTCATTAGTTGAAAGGAAACACATAATAGGTCTGTCATCTGCAGGTGCACATCCATATTCAAATAACAGCCCTTTGTCTCCATATGAAAGCAGATCTAATAGATACAGGAACTGTCTTTCATGATTCATTGCAAGGTCTCCAGCAGCTGATTGCCCTCGCTGTAAAGTTTCTTTGTATTATAGAAATGCAGGCTGTCACATTAGTACTACCTGGAATCTTTCCTCAACCAGATCATGTTTAATGAGCCTTAATGTGGATAGCTTATGATGAATGTACCAGTCTGTCTAGTTCTGCACCATTGTTTGTGTATATATCATAGTGAGTACTTAAATAAACAGTTCACCTAATGACCAGGATAAGTCTGTATCAGTGGAAGCAACAACCCAGCATCCCGAATTTTCATCATTGCTCAGGTGTCCTGTTGGAGGATACATCACAGAGACTGTGAATGCATTTTCTAGTTAGATTGTTAGCAGGTATGTTAGTCCAAATCTTTGTATGCACATTACTGTTATTTCTTACTGTGGTGCTAATTGGATCTTAGTGGTGTGAACCGTTACAGCTCAGACAATCTCTTCTCTAAACTCCAAAATGTAGTTTTACAGGAGGCTCTTGTGCAATTTTCAGTATTTTATCTTCACGTTACCAAACCAGGGAATTGGACAAAACTTAAGTTGATGTTGACTGTGTCATGATGCTGAGAATTGATAAGTTGCCAAACACTGTTTCAACTGTTGTTCAGTGTTAGAGAACACCTGAGACCATTTGCAACctgttttttcaaaatgcatggatGAGAAGGACGACACCAGTAGTGGGTAGGATCAAGTTTCCTGTCCTCCAGCTTCCCGTATCCTGTTTAACTCTTTGTGTGCACCTTCTTTGTTTTCGTAAATGATTTTAGAATACACAaacctctctctttctccctctctctcaaacACTGCCCCAGCCACAATGTAATGGGAGTCTGAGGAAACCATTGCAACACCTACCACACTGCCCCAGCCACAATGTAATGagagtcattgtggaacatgctgccccagccacaatgtaatgagagtcattgtggaacatgctgccccagccacaatgtaatgagagtcattgtggaacatgctgccccagccacaatgtaatgggagtcattgtggaacatgctgccccagccacaatgtaatgggagtcattgtggaacatgctgccccagccacaatgtaatgggagtcattgtggaacatgctgccccagccacaatgtaatgggagtcattgtggaacatgctgccccagccacagtgtaatgggagtcattgtggaacatgctgccccagccacagtgtaatgggagtcattgtggaacatgctgccccagccacaatgtaatgggagtcattgtggaacatgctgccccagccacaaatgtaatgggagtcattgtggaacatgctgccccagccacaatgtaatgggagtcattgtggaacatgctgccccagccacaatgtaatgggagtcattgtggaacatgctgccccagccacagtgtaatgggagtcattgtggaacatgctgccccagccacagtgtaatgggagtcattgtggaacatgctgccccagccacagtgtaatgggagtcattgtggaacatgctgccccagccacaatgtaatgagtcattgtggaacatgctgccccagccacagtgtaatgggagtcattgtggaacatgctgccccagccacaatgtaatgggagtcattgtggaacatgctgccccagccacagtgtaatgggagtcattgtggaacatgctgccccagccacaatgtaatgggagtcattgtggaacatgctgccccagccacaatgtaatgggagtcattgtggaacatgctgccccagccacaatgtaatgggagtcattgtggaacatgctgccccagccacagtgtaatgggagtcattgtggaacatgctgccccagccacagtgtaatgggagtcattgtggaacatgctgccccagccacagtgtaatgggagtcattgtggaacatgctgccccagccacagtgtaatgggagtcattgtggaacatgctgccccagccacagtgtaatgggagtcattgtggaacatgctgccccagccacagtgtaatgggagtcattgtggaacatgctgccccagccacagtgtaatgggagtcattgtggaacatgctgccccagccacaatgtaatgggagtcattgtggatgctgccccagccacaatgtaatgggagtcattgtggaacatgctgccccagccacagtgtaatgggagtcattgtggaacatgctgccccagccacagtgtaatgggagtcattgtggaacatgctgccccagccacagtgtaatgggagtcattgtggaacatgctgccccagccacaatgtaatgggagtcattgtggaacatgctgccccagccacaatgtaatgggagtcattgtggaacatgctgccccagccacaatgtaatgagagtcattgtggaacatgctgccccagccacaatgtaatgggagtcattgtggaacatgctgccccagccacaatgtaatgggagtcattgtggaacatgctgccccagccacaatgtaatgggagtcattgtggaacatgctgccccagccacagtgtaatgggagtcattgtggaacatgctgccccagccacagtgtaatgggagtcattgtggaacatgctgccccagccacagtgtaatgggagtcattgtggaacatgctgccccagccacagtgtaatgggagtcattgtggaacatgctgccccagccacagtgtaatgggagtcattgtggaacatgctgccccagccacagtgtaatgggagtcattgtggaacatgctgccccagccacagtgtaatgggagtcattgtggaacatgctgccccagccacagtgtaatgggagtcattgtggaacatgctgccccagccacaatgtaatgggagtcattgtggaacatgctgccccagccacagtgtaatgggagtcattgtggaacatgctgccccagccacaatgtaatgggagtcattgtggaacatgctgccccagccacagtgtaatgggagtcattgtggaacatgctgccccagccacaatgtaatgggagtcattgtggaacatgctgccccagccacaatgtaatgggagtcattgtggaacatgctgccccagccacagtgtaatgggagtcattgtggaacatgctgccccagccacagtgtaatgggagtcattgtggaacatgctgccccagccacagtgtaatgggagtcattgtggaacatgctgccccagccacaatgtaatgggagtcattgtggaacatgctgccccagccacaatgtaatgggagtcattgtggaacatgctgccccagccacagtgtaatgggagtcattgtggaacatgctgccccagccacagtgtaatgggagtcattgtggaacatgctgccccagccacaatgtaatgggagtcattgtggaacatgctgccccagccacaatgtaatgggagtcattgtggaacatgctgccccagccacagtgtaatgggagtcattgtggaacatgctgccccagccacaatgtaatgggagtcattgtggaacatgctgccccagccacaatgtaatgggagtcattgtggaacatgctgccccagccacaatgtaatgggagtcattgtggaacatgctgccccagccacagtgtaatgggagtcattgtggaacatgctgccccagccacaatgtaatgggagtcattgCGGGAAAGTGCCCCTGATAGTATCACTTCTGTTATTCTCACATATTTTCAGAATTCTCTCTTTCCTTTCTAAAGGacaataaatacttttgaaatCCAGGTTCAGGTTGAAGGACTT is a genomic window of Polyodon spathula isolate WHYD16114869_AA chromosome 6, ASM1765450v1, whole genome shotgun sequence containing:
- the smim8 gene encoding small integral membrane protein 8, whose protein sequence is MVHNSSQMSSQSAEQGGGKQELPKEKDFKTPGLRGIQTTTLFRAINPELFIKPNKPMMAFGLLTISLCVGYLGYLHAARENTQDLYEAVDSDGTSYMRRKTSKWD